The Pseudomonas sp. IAC-BECa141 genome contains the following window.
CATCAAGCTCGGTAACCGAGCACGCGTGAACGACGCGGCCAAGGCTCAGCTACTGGCCTACGCCACCGGCGCCGATCTGGATCACCTGGCCGCCAACGTCAACCTCAAGCGCCTAGTGATCCAGGCGGCGGATCCTCTGGCTGTGCCGCCGATTGCAGCGGTCATGGAATCCCATGATGCGTTGCGTGAGCGCGTGCAACTGGCCTATGAAGGGTTGACCACGGCCGGCCCCCGCAATAGTTACATCCTCCATGCACGGAACGCTTCGGCGCTGGTCGCTGATGCCACGGCGGAAAGCCCAGCGCCGGCCTGCGTGGATGTCACGGTGCTGGGACTTGAGGGTGACGGTACGGCCGAACCGGAACTGCTGGCCTTGGTCGCGAAGGCGGTGAACGATGACGACGTGCGGCCCGTTGGTGATCGCGTCACCGTGGGCGGCGCCGAGATCCTGCGTTACCGGGTCGACGCCGTGCTGCACATGAAAGGCGCCGGCCCGGAGAACGACGCGGCGCTTACCGAGGCGATTCGTCGATTGGGAGCCTGGATCAATCCACGGCGCCGGCTGGGCGTCGAGGTAGCTCGGTCTGGGGTCGATGCGCAGCTGCATGTTGCCGGTGTTGCGCGAGTGGAACTGAAGGATTGGCAGGATCTGAAACCCACCAAGGCGCAGGCCGCGTACTGCACGGGTTACACCGTCGTGCTGGGAGGCTGACATGCGCAGTCTTTTGCCGCTCAACAGCACTCCCCTGGAACGGGGTATCGAGGCGACCTTCGCCGAGACCACGTTGATTCCGTTGCGCACGTTGTACAACCCCGACACCTGTCCGGAGCACCTGCTGCCGCATCTGGCCTGGGCCTGGTCGGTCGACCGCTGGGATCCAGCCTGGTCGGAACCGGTCAAGCGCTCGGCCATCAAGGCGTCGTTCTTTATCCACAAACACAAGGGCACCATCGGTGCCTTGCGCAGAGTCGTCGAACCGCTGGGTTACCTGATCGAGATCGTCGAATGGTTCAACACGGTGCCAGAAGGCGTGCCGGGCACCTTTGCGTTGAAGGTCGGGGTGCTGGATACCGGCATCACCGAGGAAATGTACCTCGAACTCGAACGCCTGATTGATGACGCCAAACCGGTTAGCCGCAAGTTGACGGGTCTGGCCATCAGCCTTGAAACGCAAGGCAACCTGAATGTGGGTGCATGCCTTTACGACGGCGACGAACTCGACATTTACCCGCCTGAAATGCAGGACATCAACGTCACCGGCAACTTCGGTGTGGTTGGGCGGGAACACTCCATTGACACCTTGGACATTTATTCATGATTGATGAGAATTCGAAGTTCTTCGCGATCCTCACGGACGTGGGTGCCGCCAAGCTGGCGAATGCCAACGTGCTTGGGGTTCCCTGGAACATTACACAGATGGGCCTGGGCGATGCGAACGGCACTGACCCGCAGCCCAGCGCCAAGCAAACCAAACTGATCAACGAGTGGCGCCGGCGGCCGCTGAATCAGCTACGCATTGATCCGGTCAATGCGGCAGTAATCATCGCCGAGCAGGTGATTCCAGCCGATGAGGGTGGCCGCTGGATTCGTGAGGTCGGACTGTACGATGCGGACGGCGACCTGGTCGCGGTGGCCAACTGCGCGCCGAGCTTCAAGCCAGTTCTGTCGCAGGGTTCGGGACGCACGCAGGTGGTGCGGATGAACCTCATTGTTTCCAGTACCGCACAGATCAGCCTCAAGATCGATCCGGCGGTGGTGCTGGCAACGCGCGAGTGGGTCGATTCACGCATTCTTGAGGAACTGAGCAAACTCGACATCAAGCAGTCGGTGCGAGCAGCCACCACGGCTAATATCAACCTGGTCGGTTTGCAGGTGGTGGACGGGGTTTCGTTGAACGCCGGTGACCGGGTACTGGTGAAGAACCAGACGTTGGCCAAGGACAATGGTCCATGGGTGGCGGCGGTAGGTGCTTGGGTGCGGGCCAAGGATGCGGACAACAATACCAAGGTGACGCCGAATCTGACGGTGGCGGTCGAGGTTGGCGCAACTCAGGCTGACACGATCTGGCAGCTGGTAACGGATGGCCAGATTGTTGTGGGCACCACCGCACTGACGTTCAAGGACATCACAGACGGTTTTGCCCGGTTGTTCTCGCCGACGTTCTCCGGCAACCCCACGGCCCCCACGCCTGCGCAGTTCGATAGCAGCAAGTCGCTGGCGACGACTGAATTTCTCAAGCGGCGCGGTATCGAGTTCTCGGGGTTCACGACCAGCGATGCGAGCCTGGTGCTTTCGGCGGCGCACGTCGGAGGCCTTCACAGTTTCTCCGCCGCAGCACAGCTCACGGCGACCTTGCCGCCGACAGCAGGTGTTGCGCAGGGAGCCACGATCACGTTGGTCAGTGCTGGCCCGGGTGGCTTGAAAGTCGTGGGTTCGGGTACAGACGTGGTGTACACCTCGACCGGTGTGGCCGGGCCTCTGGTGTTGGCCCTGGGCGACACGGCCGAGTTTATCCGCCTGCAAGACCAGTGGCGACTGGTCGGCGGTTCGGCGCTATTGCGCTTTGCAGGCACGATGAGCGGCGCGCACTTCATCACGCAGCCGCAGTTCGATAGCGGCAAGGCGCTGGCCACGACGGAGTTTGCGCAGCGAGCACAGGGGAATTTTGCCGGGCGTGTGGATATCGGGGCGTTGCCCGCTTCACTCACTGCCTCGGCTGCTGGCTGTCGTATTGTGCTGGCGGCGTCAGGGACGCTGACCCTGCCGCCTCTGACGTCGGTGCCCAGTGGCACGAATTTTTATTTATTCAACTCCGCGCCTGGAGTGATCACCATTGCTCGTCAGGGTGCGGATTTTATTGCCGCGCTTACCGGCAATTTGCTGACTTCTGTGACTCTGCAATCGCTTTCTACCATCGTGATAACGGCGGGGAACGGGCAATGGGTCGTTGAAAGCGGATTGTCTGCTTTGAAATACGCGCCAGAGTTCGCTTGTAATAATGCCGTGGCCGGCTGGGTCAAGAACCCTAGCGGTTTGATCGAACAATGGGGCGTAGGGACAACGGATGC
Protein-coding sequences here:
- a CDS encoding baseplate J/gp47 family protein: MSTLVDLSELPAPDVLEPLDFEDTYSEALGVFRGHMGQNWTASLESDPVTKLLEVGSYIKLGNRARVNDAAKAQLLAYATGADLDHLAANVNLKRLVIQAADPLAVPPIAAVMESHDALRERVQLAYEGLTTAGPRNSYILHARNASALVADATAESPAPACVDVTVLGLEGDGTAEPELLALVAKAVNDDDVRPVGDRVTVGGAEILRYRVDAVLHMKGAGPENDAALTEAIRRLGAWINPRRRLGVEVARSGVDAQLHVAGVARVELKDWQDLKPTKAQAAYCTGYTVVLGG
- a CDS encoding phage tail protein I, whose amino-acid sequence is MRSLLPLNSTPLERGIEATFAETTLIPLRTLYNPDTCPEHLLPHLAWAWSVDRWDPAWSEPVKRSAIKASFFIHKHKGTIGALRRVVEPLGYLIEIVEWFNTVPEGVPGTFALKVGVLDTGITEEMYLELERLIDDAKPVSRKLTGLAISLETQGNLNVGACLYDGDELDIYPPEMQDINVTGNFGVVGREHSIDTLDIYS
- a CDS encoding phage tail protein, with the translated sequence MIDENSKFFAILTDVGAAKLANANVLGVPWNITQMGLGDANGTDPQPSAKQTKLINEWRRRPLNQLRIDPVNAAVIIAEQVIPADEGGRWIREVGLYDADGDLVAVANCAPSFKPVLSQGSGRTQVVRMNLIVSSTAQISLKIDPAVVLATREWVDSRILEELSKLDIKQSVRAATTANINLVGLQVVDGVSLNAGDRVLVKNQTLAKDNGPWVAAVGAWVRAKDADNNTKVTPNLTVAVEVGATQADTIWQLVTDGQIVVGTTALTFKDITDGFARLFSPTFSGNPTAPTPAQFDSSKSLATTEFLKRRGIEFSGFTTSDASLVLSAAHVGGLHSFSAAAQLTATLPPTAGVAQGATITLVSAGPGGLKVVGSGTDVVYTSTGVAGPLVLALGDTAEFIRLQDQWRLVGGSALLRFAGTMSGAHFITQPQFDSGKALATTEFAQRAQGNFAGRVDIGALPASLTASAAGCRIVLAASGTLTLPPLTSVPSGTNFYLFNSAPGVITIARQGADFIAALTGNLLTSVTLQSLSTIVITAGNGQWVVESGLSALKYAPEFACNNAVAGWVKNPSGLIEQWGVGTTDANGQVYVSFPLAFSGAGVRNVSLLHQGGLPVMACVVAGTLNNSGCTLRVAQASGGQAGWSVLWRVIGF